A part of Cannabis sativa cultivar Pink pepper isolate KNU-18-1 chromosome 6, ASM2916894v1, whole genome shotgun sequence genomic DNA contains:
- the LOC115724695 gene encoding protein MALE DISCOVERER 2 gives MGDRWNPFGLGISYFFVLILCSGHRVCWSLNDEGVILLKFRVRINSDPSGFFENWNPNDDDPCFWSGVDCVDGKVHKLSMSNLALEGTLAPELAKLSNLTALVLSKNHFSGSIPKEIGELRELELFDLRDNNFNGTIPVEIGMIQSLKYLFLSDNRFEGSIPLDLGRLNKLTEFEFEDYHQFNDINGIGYNNRKLGHCIFNRYANHNTLASSLLSPIKGAMTYYLNLLELPLFNSEKDSLHTSKSILSESHSVQIGQKFPSIARRKLLDQATNLPAAPALGVSPPGQIIALPFSRSSGAFPAIPKGKKKRFPTPAPLSLSATPPIDNHLNPQGHHSKHATEFPLNSTNHDFSNNYETIWKYIIIAGSLVFLFIVAAAMLCMWQSKAVKTIGPWKTGLSGQLQKAFITGVPKLNRSELETACEDFSNILHTVDGATMYKGTLSSGVEIAVASTTVSSFKEWKKSAELAYRKKIDTLSRVNHKNFVNLIGYCEEDEPFVRMMVFEYAPNGSLFEHLHVKEVEHLDWNARMRILMGTAYCLQYMHHDLNPPVAHPNLSSNVIFLTDDYAAKIGEVNFWENFKLKNHNDNDKENSELPPSADPETNVYCFGILLLEIISGKLTYSEEQGSLVDWASQYLNDKRSISYMIDPNLNSFKNNELDVICEVIQDCIQQDSRRRPTMKEVTSKLRTTISISPDQATPRLSPLWWAELEILSVEAT, from the exons ATGGGGGATAGATGGAACCCATTTGGACTTGGGATTTcctatttttttgttttgattctTTGTTCAGGACATCGAGTATGTTGGTCGCTTAACGATGAAG GTGTCATTTTGCTCAAATTCCGGGTTAGGATCAATTCAGACCCATCTGGGTTTTTCGAGAATTGGAATCCTAATGATGACGATCCTTGCTTTTGGTCAGGAGTTGATTGTGTAGATGGCAAAGTGCATAAACT GAGTATGAGTAATCTTGCACTGGAAGGGACTTTGGCACCTGAACTTGCAAAACTTAGTAACCTAACCGCTCT GGTGCTTAGCAAGAATCACTTTTCTGGATCAATCCCTAAGGAAATTGGGGAGCTCAGGGAATTAGAGCTGTTTGATTTGAGGGATAACAACTTCAATGGAACAATTCCTGTTGAAATAGGCATGATACAGTCACTGAAATATTT GTTTCTTTCTGACAATAGATTTGAAGGTAGCATTCCTCTAGATCTTGGTAGGCTCAACAAGCTCACTGAATTCGAGTTTGAAGACTACCACCAATTTAATGACATTAATGGAATTGGCTACAATAACAGAAAGTTGGGACACTG CATTTTCAACAGATATGCCAACCACAACACTTTGGCTTCTTCTTTGTTGAGTCCAATCAAAGGAGCTATGACGTACTATCTAAATTTGCTAGAACTGCCATT GTTCAATTCTGAAAAGGACTCTTTGCATACTAGTAAATCCATTTTGTCTGAGTCTCATTCAGTACAAATTGGTCAGAAGTTTCCCAGTATTGCACGTCGTAAGCTACTGGATCAAGCTACTAATCTCCCAGCTGCACCTGCACTTGGTGTTTCACCTCCTGGACAAATCATTGCTCTTCCATTTTCACGAAGTAGTGGGGCATTCCCTGCTATACCAAAAGGAAAGAAGAAACGATTTCCTACTCCTGCACCACTTTCTTTGTCAGCCACTCCTCCAATAGACAATCATTTAAATCCTCAAGGACATCATTCAAAACATGCAACTGAATTCCCCTTGAATTCAACAAACcatgatttttcaaataattatgaGACCATATGGAAGTATATAATTATTGCTGGAAGTCTCGTTTTCTTATTTATTGTTGCGGCAGCAATGCTCTGTATGTGGCAAAGCAAAGCAGTGAAGACCATAGGTCCTTGGAAAACTGGGCTGAGTGGACAACTGCAAAAAGCATTTATAACAG GAGTTCCAAAGTTGAACCGTTCAGAGTTAGAAACAGCATGTGAAGATTTCAGCAATATTCTTCACACTGTTGATGGTGCCACTATGTACAAAGGAACATTGTCTAGTGGGGTTGAGATTGCTGTTGCATCAACCACGGTATCTAGTTTCAAAGAATGGAAAAAATCTGCTGAACTAGCTTATCGAAAAAAG ATTGATACACTTTCAAGGGTGAACCACAAAAACTTTGTCAATCTCATTGGTTACTGTGAAGAGGATGAACCTTTTGTCAGGATGATGGTGTTTGAATATGCTCCAAATGGATCCCTGTTTGAGCATCTGCatg TTAAAGAAGTTGAACATCTTGACTGGAATGCCAGGATGAGGATTTTAATGGGGACTGCTTACTGTCTTCAGTATATGCACCATGATCTTAATCCTCCAGTAGCACATCCTAACCTCTCTTCAAATGTCATCTTTTTAACGGATGATTATGCAGCTAAG ATTGGAGAGGTGAATTTttgggaaaattttaagttaaaGAATCACAATGACAATGATAAAGAAAACTCAGAATTGCCACCATCTGCTGATCCAGAAACAAATGTCTATTGTTTTGGAATCTTATTGCTAGAGATCATTTCTGGAAAGCTTACCTACTCAGAAGAACAAGGTTCCCTTGTTGATTGG GCTTCTCAATACTTAAATGACAAAAGAAGCATTAGCTACATGATTGATCCGAACCTAAATTCGTTCAAGAATAATGAGTTGGATGTTATTTGTGAGGTCATCCAGGATTGCATCCAACAAGATTCAAGACGGAGACCAACAATGAAGGAAGTTACTTCAAAGTTAAGGACAACGATTTCTATATCACCAGACCAAGCTACCCCAAGACTTTCTCCACTTTGGTGGGCTGAACTTGAGATTTTATCAGTAGAGGCAACTTAA